Proteins encoded within one genomic window of Cellulomonas flavigena DSM 20109:
- a CDS encoding GPW/gp25 family protein, giving the protein MGQEFVGAGWAFPVRTDATGRIALSRESREIEESIRLVLATAPGERPMRPEFGCAVHDYVFAPADSSTAGSVSYAVRVALDRWEPRIEVRDVVVRYDREDLGLLYIDVHYAVRGTNDPRNLVFPFYTIPDETSTTTSGA; this is encoded by the coding sequence GTGGGACAGGAGTTCGTCGGGGCCGGCTGGGCCTTCCCCGTGCGCACCGACGCGACCGGGCGCATCGCGCTGTCGCGCGAGAGCCGCGAGATCGAGGAGAGCATCCGGCTCGTCCTCGCCACCGCGCCGGGCGAGCGGCCGATGCGGCCCGAGTTCGGCTGCGCCGTGCACGACTACGTGTTCGCGCCCGCCGACTCCTCGACCGCGGGCTCCGTCTCCTACGCGGTGCGGGTCGCGCTCGACCGGTGGGAGCCGCGGATCGAGGTGCGGGACGTCGTGGTGCGGTACGACCGGGAGGACCTCGGCCTGCTGTACATCGACGTGCACTACGCGGTGCGGGGCACCAACGACCCGCGCAACCTCGTCTTCCCGTTCTACACGATCCCCGACGAGACCTCGACGACGACCAGCGGAGCCTGA
- a CDS encoding putative baseplate assembly protein, giving the protein MLPTPHLDDRRFQDLVDDAKRMVQRRCPEWTDHNVSDPGVTLIETVAFMTDELFYRLNRVPDRLYVTFLDLLGVRLHPAAAATVDVTMWLSAPQPEPVVVPEGTEVATPHSERDDAVVFTTTAALTVPPRRLAHLLTRRAGGEPVGHDEQLAFREPFGVFADLPQVDDALLLGLDDRAPSCVVVLRFDSDVQGVGVDPRHPPLVWEAWDGRGWVPCDVESDGTGGLNRPGDVVVHVPATHTASVLADRRAGWLRCRVVPPDEGYSAYSASPTVREASAFTIGGTVAAEHAETVAEEVLGLSEGVHGQVFELEHRPVVAGPPLTVEVAAGSGWETWTEVESFAGHGEQDRVLVVDRAAGEVHLAPALREPDGTLRAHGAVPPKGAPLRVPRYRTGGGPGGNVAAGTLRVLRGSVPFVDRVSNRRAAGGGVAAETVDEAKERGPLALRVRDRAVTAEDYEELARAATTGVARVRCVPAGQGADAGGVRVLVVPTAVVDGDGALRFEDLVPDPDLLAAIATHLDDRRPVGARVSVEPPFYQGVTVVARIVPRPRASVPVLQAAAVRALTTYFDPLSGGPDGDGWPFGRPVQAGEVYAVLQRLPGTELVEDVKLFAADPLTGRRGDPLQRIDLDRHALVFSFRHQVRVLEP; this is encoded by the coding sequence GTGCTACCCACACCCCACCTCGACGACCGGCGGTTCCAGGACCTCGTGGACGATGCCAAGCGGATGGTGCAGCGCCGCTGCCCCGAGTGGACGGACCACAACGTGTCCGACCCGGGGGTCACCCTCATCGAGACCGTCGCGTTCATGACCGACGAGCTGTTCTACCGGCTGAACCGGGTGCCCGACCGGCTCTACGTGACCTTCCTCGACCTGCTGGGCGTCCGGCTCCACCCGGCCGCGGCGGCGACCGTCGACGTGACGATGTGGCTGTCGGCCCCCCAGCCGGAGCCCGTCGTGGTGCCCGAGGGCACCGAGGTCGCGACGCCGCACTCCGAGCGCGACGACGCCGTCGTCTTCACGACGACGGCCGCGCTCACCGTGCCACCGCGTCGGCTCGCGCACCTGCTGACGCGGCGTGCCGGCGGCGAGCCGGTCGGGCACGACGAGCAGCTCGCGTTCCGGGAACCGTTCGGCGTCTTCGCCGACCTGCCGCAGGTCGACGACGCGCTGCTCCTCGGCCTGGACGACCGCGCGCCGTCGTGCGTCGTCGTGCTGCGGTTCGACTCCGACGTGCAGGGTGTCGGGGTGGACCCCCGGCACCCGCCGCTGGTCTGGGAGGCCTGGGACGGTCGCGGCTGGGTGCCGTGCGACGTCGAGTCCGACGGGACCGGCGGCCTGAACCGGCCCGGTGACGTCGTCGTGCACGTCCCCGCCACGCACACCGCATCCGTGCTGGCCGACCGGCGCGCGGGCTGGCTGCGCTGCCGCGTGGTGCCGCCCGACGAGGGGTACTCGGCATACAGCGCGTCGCCGACCGTCCGGGAGGCGAGCGCGTTCACGATCGGCGGGACCGTGGCCGCGGAGCACGCGGAGACCGTGGCAGAGGAGGTCCTGGGACTGTCCGAGGGCGTGCACGGGCAGGTGTTCGAGCTCGAGCACCGGCCCGTCGTCGCCGGCCCCCCGCTCACGGTGGAGGTCGCGGCCGGCTCCGGCTGGGAGACGTGGACCGAGGTCGAGTCGTTCGCGGGGCACGGCGAGCAGGACCGCGTGCTCGTCGTCGACCGCGCGGCCGGCGAGGTCCACCTCGCCCCGGCGCTCCGGGAGCCCGACGGCACGCTGCGTGCGCACGGCGCCGTGCCGCCCAAGGGCGCCCCGCTGCGCGTGCCGCGCTACCGCACGGGCGGTGGCCCCGGCGGCAACGTCGCGGCCGGGACGCTGCGGGTGCTGCGCGGCAGCGTGCCGTTCGTCGACCGCGTGTCGAACCGGCGGGCGGCCGGGGGCGGCGTCGCGGCCGAGACCGTCGACGAGGCGAAGGAGCGCGGGCCGCTGGCGCTGCGCGTGCGGGACCGCGCGGTCACGGCCGAGGACTACGAGGAGCTCGCTCGCGCCGCGACGACCGGCGTCGCCAGGGTGCGGTGCGTCCCGGCCGGGCAGGGGGCGGACGCGGGCGGTGTGCGCGTGCTCGTCGTGCCGACCGCCGTGGTGGACGGTGACGGTGCGCTGCGCTTCGAGGACCTCGTGCCCGACCCCGACCTGCTCGCGGCGATCGCGACGCACCTGGACGACCGCCGGCCCGTCGGCGCGCGCGTCAGCGTCGAGCCGCCGTTCTACCAGGGCGTCACCGTGGTGGCGCGCATCGTCCCGCGTCCGCGGGCCTCCGTCCCGGTGCTGCAGGCAGCGGCCGTCCGAGCGCTCACCACCTACTTCGACCCGCTGTCGGGGGGTCCGGACGGCGACGGCTGGCCGTTCGGACGCCCCGTGCAGGCCGGTGAGGTCTACGCGGTGCTGCAGCGGCTCCCCGGGACCGAGCTCGTCGAGGATGTCAAGCTGTTCGCCGCCGACCCGCTGACCGGGCGCCGTGGCGACCCGCTGCAGCGCATCGACCTCGACCGGCACGCGCTGGTCTTCTCGTTCCGTCACCAGGTCCGGGTGCTGGAGCCCTGA
- a CDS encoding phage tail protein — MRGTVEGLTSPVPVSARLPAVLQEDELLVRFTGAIDDVLAPVFLTLDALACYVDPRLAPADFLEWLCGWVGIEPDDTWSTQRRRDIVAHAAEVHRWRGTRRGVEEAVRLVVDGDVQVDDSGGSTWSATPVGPLPGSPAPALRVRVRARGPVDRRRVERVVGAVTAAHVPVTLEIVQEEP; from the coding sequence GTGCGCGGGACGGTGGAAGGGCTGACGTCACCGGTGCCGGTGAGCGCACGGCTGCCCGCCGTGCTCCAGGAGGACGAGCTGCTCGTGCGGTTCACGGGGGCGATCGACGACGTGCTCGCGCCCGTCTTCCTCACCCTCGACGCGCTCGCCTGCTACGTCGACCCGCGCCTGGCCCCCGCGGACTTCCTGGAGTGGCTGTGCGGCTGGGTCGGGATCGAGCCGGACGACACGTGGTCGACGCAGCGGCGCCGCGACATCGTCGCGCACGCCGCCGAGGTGCACCGGTGGCGTGGCACCCGGCGGGGCGTCGAGGAGGCGGTCCGGCTCGTCGTCGACGGCGACGTGCAGGTCGACGACAGCGGTGGCAGCACGTGGTCGGCCACGCCCGTGGGCCCGCTCCCCGGCTCGCCCGCCCCCGCGCTGCGGGTGCGGGTGCGCGCCCGCGGTCCCGTCGACCGCCGGCGCGTCGAGCGTGTCGTCGGCGCCGTCACCGCGGCGCACGTCCCCGTCACTCTCGAGATCGTCCAGGAGGAGCCGTGA
- a CDS encoding zinc ribbon domain-containing protein translates to MTVCPECGTRNADDEQFCGACGTYLEWEAGARPTPAPVDEPEHARLDEPATTSDQGPQPATTSDQRPEPATTSDGEPAARAVPVPEPTPAPVAAPAPGTAAAAAATAPASEPDAAPGTAREPDAAPAPSHALAGVPEAGVPAAAAALVATPPPPPAAPPRQPAAVRPGVPRPAPAPRRGTDEPEPTPGDLVCGSCGAGNTPTRKFCRRCGASLADARVQPRRSWWYRLWHPEPRRGPVAGYRPPRRRRFPTRTAVTVLVLGALVTAAASLRPEIERFAITVLDRVQGNVAVNPVTVTASSELPDRPAAQARDGATNLAWSPAEPGEGIGQYLEMTFTQPFRLTRVLVHAGASDVEKEFLASASPRVLTLTATTATGTQQEVELTLADRVGLQSVAVGVDEVVALRLTISSTYRATPQTHVAVAEVELRGRT, encoded by the coding sequence GTGACCGTCTGCCCCGAGTGCGGGACGCGCAACGCGGACGACGAGCAGTTCTGCGGCGCGTGCGGCACCTACCTGGAGTGGGAGGCCGGGGCGCGGCCCACGCCGGCACCCGTCGACGAGCCGGAGCACGCCCGCCTCGACGAGCCCGCGACCACGTCCGACCAGGGGCCGCAGCCCGCGACCACGTCCGACCAGCGGCCGGAGCCCGCGACCACGTCCGACGGCGAGCCCGCGGCACGCGCCGTCCCCGTCCCCGAGCCCACGCCTGCGCCCGTGGCCGCGCCCGCGCCGGGGACTGCGGCCGCAGCAGCCGCGACCGCGCCCGCGTCCGAGCCCGACGCGGCACCCGGCACCGCACGCGAGCCCGACGCCGCACCCGCGCCGTCGCACGCGCTCGCCGGCGTGCCCGAGGCCGGCGTGCCCGCTGCGGCGGCCGCGCTCGTCGCGACCCCACCGCCACCTCCGGCCGCACCGCCGCGGCAGCCCGCGGCCGTCCGCCCGGGCGTCCCGCGTCCCGCACCGGCGCCCCGGCGCGGGACGGACGAGCCCGAGCCCACCCCCGGCGACCTCGTCTGCGGCAGCTGCGGCGCCGGCAACACCCCGACCCGCAAGTTCTGCCGGCGCTGCGGCGCGAGCCTCGCCGACGCCCGTGTCCAGCCGCGCCGTTCGTGGTGGTACCGGCTGTGGCACCCCGAGCCGCGGCGCGGTCCGGTCGCCGGTTACCGACCACCCCGGCGGCGCCGCTTCCCGACGCGGACGGCCGTCACCGTCCTGGTCCTGGGCGCGCTCGTCACGGCGGCCGCGAGCCTGCGTCCGGAGATCGAGCGGTTCGCCATCACCGTGCTCGACCGCGTGCAGGGCAACGTCGCGGTGAACCCCGTGACCGTGACCGCGTCGAGCGAGCTGCCGGACCGTCCCGCGGCGCAGGCACGGGACGGCGCGACGAACCTGGCATGGAGCCCGGCGGAGCCCGGTGAGGGCATCGGCCAGTACCTCGAGATGACGTTCACCCAGCCGTTCCGGCTCACGCGCGTCCTCGTGCATGCCGGGGCCTCCGACGTCGAGAAGGAGTTCCTCGCGAGCGCCAGCCCCCGGGTGCTCACGCTGACGGCCACCACCGCGACGGGCACGCAGCAGGAGGTGGAGCTCACGCTGGCCGACCGCGTCGGGTTGCAGAGCGTCGCCGTGGGCGTCGACGAGGTCGTGGCCCTGCGCCTGACGATCAGCTCCACCTACCGCGCGACGCCGCAGACGCACGTGGCGGTCGCGGAGGTCGAGCTCCGGGGCCGGACATGA
- a CDS encoding BTAD domain-containing putative transcriptional regulator produces MAQRIESAAAAGDGPPTVRRGVARRALLAVLDEVLDTGTGIVVGPRGSGKTTLMAQWVHESGLRALWARAGREGITLRAGGRARTTTPAELGGILRASSAPTLLVLDDVHELRGAAADEVEQLLLSAPPAVRVLMGTRREPSYTLARSEIGAPVVLTATDLRLRTWEVDRLFRDVYGHPLTSDDVETLTHETEGWAAAVHLFHRATDGLLPADRRRAVRTLRSDTRYASDYLVGEVLAELDRPLVDLLHRGSVFDELTAERCDALTAATPGGAPTPTAPLLRELERTWSLATTQDGVHFRLPRVLHRHLRAAQSERLGAAARAWQERAREVLGREAAPDDARRPADGTPSLAGGASGTPDAALADLLALVAPALRRDPAGHVERARQVGGAVGWFAEGLCLLLAGHQRGATGPLRRAAADPDASRALVLGASLAEAVLSGDRPVAVLRALDRVQVEADRHGHTWLARLAHGLIVGLDGTAAARVQSRAYAADRLADGDPWGSALVLTWSALAGLSIGAVEPQAWDELVGRWQALDAAVLAAWTRAAYALTAAAEQLPDAWQEARAAEAVARAAGSPGALAYAYAALARTGRDGSEELAALAESTGREAGVDMRPCWAVGLRRVRPAPVDPSPAPGPATAAVQPAPDDARPVLDRAPRLEVACLGEFRLVVDGTPADLSRIRPRARAVLHVLAVHAGRPVHREQLAETLWPDLDPRAALHNLHVSVSAVRRALEPRVPTRASRLLVRDGEAYALVLRPGSTCDVDELERAARTAAHRRVAGDLPAAAAALRQVLDLYTGDLLPEDGPAEWVAGPRSRLRLLVADAAADLAEVELAQGHLAAAVAAAGRSIELDECRDRAWRLLVAGCTAAGDAAAAHRATLGYREMLDTLGVPVAVAGAPDAVMSGPGARPPRPPRASAASRGRWS; encoded by the coding sequence ATGGCGCAGCGGATCGAGTCTGCTGCCGCCGCGGGGGACGGGCCACCCACCGTGCGGCGGGGCGTTGCGCGGCGCGCGCTGCTGGCTGTCCTCGACGAGGTCCTCGACACGGGCACGGGCATCGTCGTCGGGCCGCGGGGGTCGGGCAAGACGACCCTGATGGCGCAGTGGGTGCACGAGTCGGGCCTGCGTGCCCTGTGGGCCCGGGCGGGCCGGGAGGGCATCACGCTGCGCGCAGGGGGGCGGGCCCGGACCACGACGCCGGCGGAGCTGGGCGGCATCCTGCGCGCGTCGTCCGCGCCCACGCTCCTCGTGCTCGACGACGTCCACGAGCTGCGGGGAGCGGCAGCCGACGAGGTCGAACAGCTGCTGCTGTCCGCCCCGCCGGCCGTCCGTGTGCTCATGGGGACGCGACGGGAGCCCTCGTACACGCTCGCCCGCTCGGAGATCGGGGCGCCCGTCGTCCTGACGGCCACCGACCTGCGGCTGCGCACGTGGGAGGTGGATCGGCTGTTCCGGGACGTGTACGGGCACCCGCTCACGTCGGACGACGTCGAGACCCTGACGCACGAGACGGAGGGCTGGGCTGCCGCCGTGCACCTGTTCCACCGCGCCACGGACGGGTTGCTCCCGGCGGACCGGCGGCGCGCCGTGCGCACCCTGCGATCGGACACCCGGTACGCCAGCGACTACCTCGTGGGCGAGGTGCTCGCCGAGCTGGACCGTCCCCTCGTCGACCTCCTGCACCGCGGCTCGGTCTTCGACGAGCTCACCGCGGAGCGTTGCGACGCCCTCACCGCGGCGACGCCCGGCGGTGCCCCGACCCCCACCGCACCGCTCCTGCGCGAGCTCGAGCGGACCTGGTCGCTGGCCACCACGCAGGACGGCGTGCACTTCCGCCTGCCGCGCGTGCTGCACCGCCACCTGAGGGCCGCGCAGTCCGAGCGCCTCGGTGCGGCGGCGCGCGCCTGGCAGGAGCGCGCGCGCGAGGTCCTCGGCCGGGAGGCGGCACCCGACGACGCGCGCCGGCCCGCGGACGGCACGCCCTCGCTCGCCGGCGGCGCGAGCGGGACACCCGACGCGGCCCTGGCGGACCTGCTGGCGCTGGTCGCCCCGGCGCTGCGTCGCGACCCGGCCGGCCACGTCGAGCGGGCGCGGCAGGTCGGTGGCGCCGTGGGGTGGTTCGCCGAGGGGCTGTGCCTGCTGCTCGCGGGCCACCAGCGGGGCGCGACCGGCCCGCTGCGTCGGGCGGCCGCGGACCCGGACGCCTCGCGTGCGCTGGTGCTCGGTGCCTCGCTGGCGGAGGCCGTGCTGAGCGGCGACCGGCCGGTCGCGGTGCTGCGTGCGCTCGACCGGGTGCAGGTGGAGGCCGACCGGCACGGGCACACGTGGCTCGCCCGGCTGGCTCACGGGCTGATCGTCGGGCTCGACGGGACGGCCGCGGCCCGCGTGCAGTCGCGCGCGTACGCCGCCGACCGGCTCGCCGACGGGGACCCCTGGGGGTCGGCACTGGTCCTCACGTGGTCGGCGCTCGCGGGCCTGTCGATCGGGGCGGTCGAACCCCAGGCGTGGGACGAGCTCGTCGGGCGGTGGCAGGCGCTCGACGCCGCCGTGCTCGCGGCGTGGACCCGCGCGGCCTACGCGCTGACCGCGGCAGCCGAGCAGCTGCCGGACGCGTGGCAGGAGGCGCGTGCTGCGGAGGCCGTCGCGCGCGCGGCCGGCAGCCCCGGAGCGCTGGCGTACGCCTACGCCGCGCTCGCGCGTACCGGACGTGACGGCAGCGAGGAGCTCGCCGCACTCGCCGAGTCGACCGGGCGCGAGGCGGGCGTCGACATGCGGCCGTGCTGGGCCGTCGGCCTGCGCCGGGTGCGGCCGGCGCCCGTGGACCCGTCCCCCGCACCCGGACCCGCGACAGCCGCGGTGCAGCCGGCGCCCGACGACGCCCGTCCGGTCCTCGACCGGGCGCCGCGGCTGGAGGTCGCCTGCCTCGGCGAGTTCCGGCTGGTCGTCGACGGCACGCCCGCGGACCTGTCCCGGATCCGGCCCCGGGCACGTGCCGTGCTGCACGTGCTCGCGGTCCACGCCGGCCGTCCGGTGCACAGAGAGCAGCTGGCGGAGACGCTGTGGCCCGACCTGGACCCCCGGGCGGCACTGCACAACCTGCACGTCAGCGTCTCCGCGGTGCGGCGGGCGCTCGAGCCCCGCGTGCCCACGCGTGCCAGCCGGCTCCTCGTCCGCGACGGCGAGGCGTACGCGCTGGTGCTGCGCCCCGGGTCGACGTGCGACGTCGACGAGCTCGAGCGCGCCGCGCGCACGGCGGCGCACCGACGGGTGGCGGGTGACCTGCCCGCCGCGGCCGCCGCGCTGCGCCAGGTGCTCGACCTCTACACCGGGGACCTGCTGCCGGAGGACGGCCCGGCCGAGTGGGTGGCCGGCCCCCGGTCCCGGCTCCGTCTGCTGGTGGCCGACGCCGCGGCCGACCTCGCGGAGGTCGAGCTCGCGCAGGGCCACCTCGCCGCCGCCGTCGCGGCCGCCGGACGCAGCATCGAGCTCGACGAGTGCCGCGACCGCGCGTGGCGGCTGCTGGTGGCGGGCTGCACCGCTGCCGGCGACGCCGCCGCCGCGCACCGCGCGACGCTCGGGTACCGCGAGATGCTCGACACGCTCGGCGTGCCGGTGGCCGTGGCGGGCGCGCCGGACGCGGTCATGTCCGGCCCCGGAGCTCGACCTCCGCGACCGCCACGTGCGTCTGCGGCGTCGCGCGGTAGGTGGAGCTGA
- a CDS encoding histidine phosphatase family protein, which yields MTQHLLLWRHARTAYNSQARLQGQVDIPLDEVGHWQARTAAARLAARHRPVRIVSSDLTRTAETAGYLSRALDVPVELDPRLRERGFGQWEGLTGQEIDARWPGEFRAWRAGGDPSGVGAESRAEVAARVGAAVLDHVERTAGRGTLVVVSHGAAIGSLVAELLGQDPAWRGVVGMHNAHWAELVSAGPGVAPAWRLLGYNVGPTDASSDWNAGPDPEPAEQDADDTTRDPD from the coding sequence GTGACGCAGCACCTTCTCCTCTGGCGCCACGCGCGCACCGCCTACAACTCGCAGGCGCGGCTGCAGGGACAGGTGGACATCCCGCTCGACGAGGTCGGGCACTGGCAGGCGCGCACGGCCGCCGCACGGCTCGCGGCGCGGCACCGGCCCGTGCGGATCGTCTCGTCCGACCTGACGCGCACCGCGGAGACCGCGGGCTACCTGAGCCGGGCGCTCGACGTGCCCGTCGAGCTCGACCCGCGGCTGCGCGAGCGCGGCTTCGGGCAGTGGGAGGGCCTCACGGGCCAGGAGATCGACGCGCGGTGGCCGGGCGAGTTCCGCGCCTGGCGCGCCGGGGGAGACCCGTCGGGTGTCGGCGCCGAGTCGCGCGCCGAGGTGGCTGCACGCGTCGGTGCCGCGGTGCTCGACCACGTGGAGCGCACCGCCGGGCGCGGGACGCTCGTGGTGGTCTCGCACGGCGCGGCCATCGGGTCGCTCGTCGCCGAGCTGCTGGGCCAGGACCCGGCGTGGCGCGGCGTCGTCGGCATGCACAACGCCCACTGGGCAGAGCTCGTGTCCGCGGGCCCCGGTGTGGCGCCCGCGTGGCGGTTGCTGGGGTACAACGTCGGACCCACGGACGCGTCCTCCGACTGGAACGCCGGCCCGGACCCGGAGCCCGCCGAGCAGGACGCCGACGACACCACGCGTGACCCCGACTGA
- the rsfS gene encoding ribosome silencing factor encodes MPASTRAIELAHAAARAASDLKAQEVIALDVSEQLVLTDVFLIASGTNERQVGGIVDAVEEALHHLGAKPVRREGKAQGRWVLIDFGDVVVHVQHAEDRVYYALERLWKDCPVIELPPEERGELADA; translated from the coding sequence GTGCCCGCGAGCACCCGCGCGATCGAGCTGGCCCACGCCGCCGCGCGCGCAGCGTCCGACCTCAAGGCGCAGGAGGTCATCGCGCTCGACGTCAGCGAGCAGCTCGTCCTCACGGACGTCTTCCTCATCGCCTCGGGCACCAACGAGCGGCAGGTCGGCGGCATCGTCGACGCCGTCGAGGAGGCGCTGCACCACCTGGGCGCCAAGCCCGTGCGCCGCGAGGGCAAGGCGCAGGGACGGTGGGTGCTGATCGACTTCGGCGACGTCGTGGTCCACGTGCAGCACGCCGAGGACCGCGTCTACTACGCGCTCGAGCGGCTGTGGAAGGACTGCCCGGTCATCGAGCTCCCGCCGGAGGAGCGCGGCGAGCTGGCGGACGCGTGA
- the nadD gene encoding nicotinate-nucleotide adenylyltransferase — MPATTEVPTRPRLGVMGGTFDPVHHGHLVAASEVAARFELDEVVFVPTGQPTFKQHVDVSPAEHRYLMTVIATASNPRFTVSRVDIDRAGLTYTVDTLRDLKKERPDADLFFITGADAIAQILTWKDAAELFDMARFVAVTRPGHALSVDGLPAGRVDVLEVPALAISSSDVRARARAGEPVWYLVPDGVVQYIAKHRLYRGRHE; from the coding sequence GTGCCGGCCACCACGGAGGTCCCCACCCGCCCACGCCTCGGTGTGATGGGCGGCACGTTCGACCCCGTCCACCACGGGCACCTCGTGGCGGCCAGCGAGGTCGCCGCGCGCTTCGAGCTCGACGAGGTCGTGTTCGTGCCGACCGGGCAGCCGACGTTCAAGCAGCACGTGGACGTCTCGCCGGCCGAGCACCGCTACCTCATGACGGTGATCGCGACCGCGTCGAACCCGCGCTTCACCGTGAGCCGCGTGGACATCGACCGTGCCGGCCTCACGTACACGGTCGACACGCTCCGGGACCTCAAGAAGGAGCGCCCGGACGCCGACCTCTTCTTCATCACCGGTGCGGACGCCATCGCCCAGATCCTCACGTGGAAGGATGCTGCCGAGCTGTTCGACATGGCGAGGTTCGTGGCGGTGACCCGCCCGGGCCACGCGCTGTCGGTGGACGGCCTGCCCGCCGGGCGGGTCGACGTGCTGGAGGTCCCCGCGCTGGCGATCTCCTCGTCCGACGTCCGTGCACGAGCGCGTGCAGGGGAGCCGGTGTGGTACCTCGTCCCGGACGGGGTTGTCCAGTACATCGCCAAGCACAGGTTGTATCGAGGTCGTCATGAGTGA
- a CDS encoding glutamate-5-semialdehyde dehydrogenase: MTTSLEQPTPAVLDDPETAVLEVARRAREASRALATATRATKDAALRALADALVASTDRLLAANAQDVERGRTGGMSPGLLDRLALTPQRIAGIADALRELAALPDPVGEVVRGSTLPNGLRLQQLRVPMGVVGMIYEARPNVTVDAAGLALKSGNAVILRGGSAAASSNEVVVEVLSGALVAQGLPGDLVQSVDAWGRPGAVALMHARGLVDVLVPRGGADLIATVVREATVPVIETGVGNCHLFVDASADQADALAILLNSKTQRVGVCNAVETLLVHADAADAFLPSALAALGAAGVTVHGDARTLALAPQGVATVAATDADWATEYLSLDLAVRVVDGLDAAVEHVRAWSTGHTEAIVTQDLRAAERFVAEVDSAAVIVNASTRFTDGGQFGLGAEIGISTQKLHARGPMGLAELTTTKWVVHGDGHVRP, encoded by the coding sequence ATGACCACGTCGTTGGAGCAGCCGACGCCCGCCGTCCTGGACGACCCCGAGACCGCCGTCCTCGAGGTCGCGCGCCGTGCGCGCGAGGCGTCGCGCGCGCTCGCGACCGCCACCCGCGCCACCAAGGACGCCGCGCTGCGCGCGCTGGCCGACGCGCTCGTCGCTTCGACCGACCGCCTGCTCGCAGCGAACGCGCAGGACGTCGAGCGGGGCCGGACGGGCGGCATGTCGCCGGGCCTGCTCGACCGCCTCGCCCTGACGCCCCAGCGCATCGCCGGGATCGCCGACGCGCTGCGGGAGCTCGCGGCGCTGCCCGACCCGGTCGGCGAGGTGGTGCGCGGATCGACGCTCCCGAACGGTCTGCGGCTGCAGCAGCTGCGGGTGCCCATGGGGGTCGTCGGCATGATCTACGAGGCACGGCCCAACGTCACGGTCGACGCGGCCGGCCTCGCGCTGAAGAGCGGCAACGCGGTGATCCTGCGCGGCGGGTCCGCGGCCGCGAGCAGCAACGAGGTCGTCGTCGAGGTCCTCTCGGGTGCGCTCGTCGCGCAGGGGCTGCCCGGGGACCTCGTGCAGTCCGTGGACGCGTGGGGGCGACCGGGTGCCGTGGCGCTCATGCACGCGCGCGGACTCGTGGACGTGCTCGTGCCCCGCGGCGGCGCGGACCTCATCGCGACCGTCGTGCGCGAGGCCACCGTGCCCGTCATCGAGACGGGCGTGGGCAACTGCCACCTGTTCGTCGACGCGAGCGCCGACCAGGCCGATGCGCTGGCGATCCTGCTGAACTCCAAGACGCAGCGGGTCGGGGTGTGCAACGCGGTGGAGACGCTGCTGGTGCACGCCGACGCCGCGGACGCCTTCCTGCCGTCGGCGCTCGCCGCGCTGGGCGCCGCGGGTGTCACCGTCCACGGTGACGCGCGGACGCTGGCGCTGGCCCCGCAGGGCGTGGCGACCGTCGCGGCGACCGACGCCGACTGGGCGACCGAGTACCTGTCGCTCGACCTCGCCGTGCGCGTGGTCGACGGTCTCGACGCGGCCGTCGAGCACGTGCGGGCGTGGTCCACGGGCCACACCGAGGCGATCGTCACGCAGGACCTGCGCGCGGCCGAGCGGTTCGTCGCGGAGGTGGACTCCGCGGCGGTCATCGTCAACGCCTCGACCCGCTTCACGGACGGCGGGCAGTTCGGCCTCGGCGCCGAGATCGGCATCTCGACCCAGAAGCTGCACGCGCGCGGGCCCATGGGTCTGGCCGAGCTGACGACCACGAAGTGGGTCGTGCACGGGGACGGCCACGTGCGCCCCTGA